One stretch of Clavibacter californiensis DNA includes these proteins:
- a CDS encoding thiolase family protein — translation MVERAEVHFVDGVRTPFGRAGEKGMYWRTRADDLVVKAMIGLLERNPQVPKDRIDEVAIAATTQTGDQGLTLGRTAALLAGLPRSVPGYAIDRMCAGAMTSVTATAGGIAFGAYDLAIAGGVEHMGRHPMGFDADPNPRFLAERLVSQDALNMGNTAERIHDRFPSLTRERADRYALASQQKTALAYANGQIQPDLVPVATRSESGWGLATRDEAMRPETTLEGLAGLRTPFRPHGRVTAGNSSGLNDGATAALLASGDAVKELGLAPKMTLVSFAFAGVEPEIMGIGPVPSTEKALRKAGLTIDDIGLFELNEAFAIQVLSLLDHFGIDDDDPRVNEYGGAIAVGHPLASSGVRLMNQLARQFEQHPEVRYGLTAMCVGLGQGGSVIWENPHFTGKRKRNK, via the coding sequence GTGGTCGAGAGAGCCGAAGTCCATTTCGTGGACGGGGTGCGCACCCCGTTCGGACGAGCGGGTGAGAAGGGCATGTACTGGCGGACCCGCGCCGACGACTTGGTGGTCAAGGCCATGATCGGGTTGCTCGAGCGGAACCCGCAGGTGCCCAAGGACCGGATCGACGAGGTCGCCATCGCGGCCACCACCCAGACGGGCGACCAGGGCCTGACCCTCGGCCGCACCGCCGCGCTCCTTGCCGGCCTCCCGCGCTCGGTGCCCGGCTACGCCATCGACCGGATGTGCGCCGGCGCCATGACGAGCGTCACGGCGACCGCAGGCGGCATCGCCTTCGGCGCCTACGACCTCGCGATCGCGGGCGGCGTCGAGCACATGGGCCGCCACCCGATGGGCTTCGACGCGGACCCGAACCCGCGCTTCCTCGCCGAGCGCCTCGTGAGCCAGGATGCCCTGAACATGGGCAACACGGCCGAGCGGATCCACGACCGCTTCCCGTCCCTCACCCGCGAGCGCGCCGACCGCTACGCGCTCGCGAGCCAGCAGAAGACCGCCCTGGCATACGCGAACGGCCAGATCCAGCCGGACCTCGTGCCCGTCGCGACCCGCTCCGAGAGCGGCTGGGGGCTCGCGACGCGCGACGAGGCCATGCGCCCCGAGACGACGCTCGAGGGACTCGCCGGCCTCCGCACCCCGTTCCGCCCGCACGGCCGCGTCACGGCCGGCAACTCGTCCGGCCTCAACGACGGCGCCACCGCGGCCCTGCTCGCGAGCGGCGACGCCGTCAAGGAGCTCGGCCTCGCGCCGAAGATGACCCTGGTGTCCTTCGCGTTCGCGGGCGTCGAGCCCGAGATCATGGGCATCGGCCCCGTGCCGAGCACCGAGAAGGCGCTCCGCAAGGCCGGCCTCACGATCGACGACATCGGGCTCTTCGAGCTCAACGAGGCGTTCGCCATCCAGGTGCTCAGCCTGCTCGACCACTTCGGCATCGACGACGACGATCCGCGCGTCAACGAGTACGGCGGCGCCATCGCCGTCGGCCACCCGCTCGCGTCCAGCGGCGTCCGGCTGATGAACCAGCTCGCGCGCCAGTTCGAGCAGCACCCCGAGGTCCGCTATGGACTCACGGCGATGTGCGTGGGACTCGGCCAGGGCGGCAGCGTCATCTGGGAGAACCCGCACTTCACCGGCAAGAGGAAGAGGAACAAGTGA